Proteins found in one Physeter macrocephalus isolate SW-GA chromosome 17, ASM283717v5, whole genome shotgun sequence genomic segment:
- the LDHD gene encoding probable D-lactate dehydrogenase, mitochondrial isoform X2 — MASLLRAATWGMFPWRGYCSRGTQGKLSEGFVEALKAVVGSPHVSIAAAVREQHGHDESMHRCQPPDAVVWPQNVEQVSRLAALCYGQGRRLCQPDPHGPNPGAESGRLLCGGGARRHPQSPQHPPARQRPLVPYPGADASLCGMVATGASGTNAVRYGTMRDNVLNLEVVLPGGRLLHSAGPGRHFRKSAAGYNLTGLFVGSEGTLGLITAATLRLHPAPEATVAATCAFPSVQAAVDSTVHILQAAVPVARIEFLDDVMMDACNRHSKLNCCVAPTLFLEFHGSEQALAEQVQRTEEIIRHNGGSHFSWAKEAEERSRLWAARHNAWYAALALRPGCKGYSTDVCVPISRLPEILVQTKEDLQASGLTGTIVGHVGDGNFHCILVVDPEDHEELLRVKDFAEQLVRRALALHGTCTGEHGIGLGKRQLLQEEVGTVGIETMRQLKATLDPRGLMNPGKVL, encoded by the exons ATGGCCAGCCTGCTCCGGGCTGCAACTTGGGGGATGTTCCCCTGGAGGGGCTACTGCTCCAGGGGGACACAG GGCAAACTCAGCGAGGGCTTTGTGGAGGCTCTGAAGGCAGTTGTGGGGAGCCCCCATGTGTCTATTGCTGCTGCGGTCCGAGAGCAGCACGGGCACGATGAGTCAATGCACAG GTGCCAACCTCCGGACGCCGTGGTGTGGCCCCAGAATGTGGAGCAGGTCAGCAGGCTGGCAGCCCTGTGCTATGGCCAAG GGCGGCGTCTGTGTCAACCTGACCCACATGGACCGAATCCTGGAGCTGAATCCGGAAGACTTCTCTGTGGTGGTGGAGCCCGGCGTCACCCGCAAAGCCCTCAACACCCACCTGCGCGACAGCGGCCTCTGGTTCCCT ACCCAGGTGCAGACGCCTCTCTCTGCGGCATGGTGGCCACCGGCGCCTCGGGCACCAACGCTGTGCGCTACGGCACCATGCGCGACAACGTGCTGAACCTGGAGGTGGTGCTGCCGGGAGGGCGGTTGCTTCACAGTGCGGGCCCCGGCCGTCACTTCCG GAAGAGCGCAGCTGGCTACAACCTCACCGGGCTGTTTGTGGGCTCCGAGGGGACGCTGGGCCTCATCACAGCCGCCACACTGCGCCTGCACCCTGCCCCTGAGGCCACGGTGGCCGCCACCTGTGCCTTCCCCAGCGTCCAGGCGGCCGTGGACAGCACCGTACACATCCTCCAGGCTGCAGTGCCCGTGGCCCGCATTG AGTTCCTGGATGATGTCATGATGGACGCCTGCAACAGGCATAGCAAGCTGAACTGCTGCGTGGCGCCCACGCTCTTCCTCGAGTTCCACGGCTCCGAGCAGGCGCTGGCAGAGCAGGTGCAGCGCACAG AGGAGATCATCCGGCACAACGGAGGCTCTCACTTCTCCTGGGCCAAGGAGGCGGAGGAGCGCAGCCGGCTCTGGGCAGCGCGGCACAACGCCTGGTACGCTGCCCTGGCGCTGCGGCCGGGCTGCAAG GGCTATTCCACCGACGTGTGTGTGCCCATCTCCCGGCTGCCGGAGATCCTGGTGCAGACCAAGGAGGACCTGCAGGCCTCGGGACTCACAG GAACCATCGTTGGGCACGTGGGTGACGGCAATTTCCACTGCATCCTGGTGGTAGACCCGGAGGACCACGAGGAGCTCCTCAGGGTCAAGGACTTTGCAGAACAGCTGGTTAG GCGAGCACTGGCACTCCATGGCACGTGCACGGGGGAACATGGCATCGGTCTGGGCAAGCGGCAGCTGCTGCAGGAGGAGGTGGGCACGGTGGGCATTGAGACCATGCGGCAGCTCAAGGCCACGCTGGACCCCCGAGGCCTCATGAACCCAGGCAAGGTGCTGTGA
- the LDHD gene encoding probable D-lactate dehydrogenase, mitochondrial isoform X1: MASLLRAATWGMFPWRGYCSRGTQGKLSEGFVEALKAVVGSPHVSIAAAVREQHGHDESMHRCQPPDAVVWPQNVEQVSRLAALCYGQGVPIIPFGSGTGLEGGVCAVQGGVCVNLTHMDRILELNPEDFSVVVEPGVTRKALNTHLRDSGLWFPVDPGADASLCGMVATGASGTNAVRYGTMRDNVLNLEVVLPGGRLLHSAGPGRHFRKSAAGYNLTGLFVGSEGTLGLITAATLRLHPAPEATVAATCAFPSVQAAVDSTVHILQAAVPVARIEFLDDVMMDACNRHSKLNCCVAPTLFLEFHGSEQALAEQVQRTEEIIRHNGGSHFSWAKEAEERSRLWAARHNAWYAALALRPGCKGYSTDVCVPISRLPEILVQTKEDLQASGLTGTIVGHVGDGNFHCILVVDPEDHEELLRVKDFAEQLVRRALALHGTCTGEHGIGLGKRQLLQEEVGTVGIETMRQLKATLDPRGLMNPGKVL; this comes from the exons ATGGCCAGCCTGCTCCGGGCTGCAACTTGGGGGATGTTCCCCTGGAGGGGCTACTGCTCCAGGGGGACACAG GGCAAACTCAGCGAGGGCTTTGTGGAGGCTCTGAAGGCAGTTGTGGGGAGCCCCCATGTGTCTATTGCTGCTGCGGTCCGAGAGCAGCACGGGCACGATGAGTCAATGCACAG GTGCCAACCTCCGGACGCCGTGGTGTGGCCCCAGAATGTGGAGCAGGTCAGCAGGCTGGCAGCCCTGTGCTATGGCCAAGGTGTGCCCATCATCCCATTCGGCTCGGGCACCGGGCTTGAGGGTGGAGTCTGTGCCGTGCAG GGCGGCGTCTGTGTCAACCTGACCCACATGGACCGAATCCTGGAGCTGAATCCGGAAGACTTCTCTGTGGTGGTGGAGCCCGGCGTCACCCGCAAAGCCCTCAACACCCACCTGCGCGACAGCGGCCTCTGGTTCCCTGTGG ACCCAGGTGCAGACGCCTCTCTCTGCGGCATGGTGGCCACCGGCGCCTCGGGCACCAACGCTGTGCGCTACGGCACCATGCGCGACAACGTGCTGAACCTGGAGGTGGTGCTGCCGGGAGGGCGGTTGCTTCACAGTGCGGGCCCCGGCCGTCACTTCCG GAAGAGCGCAGCTGGCTACAACCTCACCGGGCTGTTTGTGGGCTCCGAGGGGACGCTGGGCCTCATCACAGCCGCCACACTGCGCCTGCACCCTGCCCCTGAGGCCACGGTGGCCGCCACCTGTGCCTTCCCCAGCGTCCAGGCGGCCGTGGACAGCACCGTACACATCCTCCAGGCTGCAGTGCCCGTGGCCCGCATTG AGTTCCTGGATGATGTCATGATGGACGCCTGCAACAGGCATAGCAAGCTGAACTGCTGCGTGGCGCCCACGCTCTTCCTCGAGTTCCACGGCTCCGAGCAGGCGCTGGCAGAGCAGGTGCAGCGCACAG AGGAGATCATCCGGCACAACGGAGGCTCTCACTTCTCCTGGGCCAAGGAGGCGGAGGAGCGCAGCCGGCTCTGGGCAGCGCGGCACAACGCCTGGTACGCTGCCCTGGCGCTGCGGCCGGGCTGCAAG GGCTATTCCACCGACGTGTGTGTGCCCATCTCCCGGCTGCCGGAGATCCTGGTGCAGACCAAGGAGGACCTGCAGGCCTCGGGACTCACAG GAACCATCGTTGGGCACGTGGGTGACGGCAATTTCCACTGCATCCTGGTGGTAGACCCGGAGGACCACGAGGAGCTCCTCAGGGTCAAGGACTTTGCAGAACAGCTGGTTAG GCGAGCACTGGCACTCCATGGCACGTGCACGGGGGAACATGGCATCGGTCTGGGCAAGCGGCAGCTGCTGCAGGAGGAGGTGGGCACGGTGGGCATTGAGACCATGCGGCAGCTCAAGGCCACGCTGGACCCCCGAGGCCTCATGAACCCAGGCAAGGTGCTGTGA